Proteins found in one Thermodesulfobacteriota bacterium genomic segment:
- a CDS encoding muconolactone Delta-isomerase family protein: protein MKYLVIGSEGPGFCSEEEAADVLESVIIPAFDELLDLEHEGTIVGGLPVGDRGFVFIADAESHDDLDRILRSLPIWGVLEWEVTPLQDFDARARQERTILKNLKAGG from the coding sequence ATGAAATACCTGGTAATCGGGTCTGAAGGGCCCGGTTTCTGTTCGGAGGAGGAGGCCGCGGACGTGCTGGAAAGCGTTATCATTCCGGCGTTCGACGAGCTTCTCGATCTCGAACACGAGGGGACGATTGTCGGCGGGCTGCCTGTGGGCGACCGCGGATTCGTCTTCATCGCGGATGCCGAATCGCACGACGATCTCGATCGTATACTGCGGTCGCTTCCGATATGGGGCGTGCTCGAATGGGAGGTTACCCCGCTTCAGGATTTTGACGCGAGGGCCCGGCAGGAGCGCACAATCCTTAAGAACCTGAAAGCGGGAGGATAG
- a CDS encoding PF20097 family protein: MKNKSELIVPALVILLLAGVALWAVYSYAGDYLDYERLYDEGREAVAVVVTKGVERDDGRLSRTSVTDPSDIHRVIVAVDAPRPVGEKPPYCSFTVSKLTYDVLVRRDKLVVSYLPSDPSVCTLPDSLSASRTVLMSMMAVAGALLLLAAGFTVHVYRSFRDPDPGNPVKLTTGFDLPPGEPRCPRCGGEMTEGYIPSSAGIPWRDRNDPVGMPTIASGLPGTKSILKRPRLHAYRCPDCNIVTFKYGGGSSPGK, translated from the coding sequence ATGAAAAATAAATCCGAGCTCATAGTCCCGGCACTCGTCATCCTCCTCCTCGCCGGGGTCGCCCTCTGGGCGGTCTACTCCTACGCCGGCGACTACCTCGACTACGAGCGCCTCTACGACGAAGGCCGCGAGGCCGTCGCGGTCGTCGTGACGAAAGGCGTCGAGCGCGACGACGGCCGGCTATCCCGGACCAGCGTCACCGATCCGTCCGACATCCACCGCGTCATCGTCGCGGTGGACGCCCCCAGGCCCGTCGGCGAAAAGCCGCCCTACTGCTCCTTCACGGTCTCTAAGCTCACGTACGACGTCCTCGTCCGCCGCGACAAGCTCGTCGTATCGTACCTCCCGTCCGACCCGTCCGTCTGCACGCTCCCCGACAGCCTATCCGCCAGCCGCACGGTCCTCATGTCGATGATGGCCGTCGCGGGCGCTCTTCTCCTGCTCGCGGCGGGATTCACGGTCCACGTCTACAGGTCGTTCCGAGATCCCGATCCCGGGAACCCGGTCAAGCTCACCACCGGGTTCGACCTTCCGCCGGGCGAGCCGCGTTGCCCGCGCTGCGGCGGCGAAATGACCGAAGGCTACATACCCTCTTCGGCGGGCATCCCGTGGCGCGACAGGAACGACCCCGTCGGCATGCCCACTATCGCGAGCGGACTCCCCGGCACGAAATCGATCCTCAAACGCCCGCGCCTCCACGCCTACCGCTGCCCCGATTGCAACATAGTCACGTTCAAATACGGCGGCGGATCGAGCCCCGGCAAATAA